One genomic window of Sphingopyxis sp. OPL5 includes the following:
- a CDS encoding phytoene desaturase family protein, producing the protein MTKAYDALIIGAGHNGLVCAFYLAKAGLKVRIVEARDVVGGAAVTEEFAPGFRNSVASYTVSLLQPKVIADMKLADHGYRVIERPISNFLPQEDGGYLKLGGGLERTQAEFRKFSNHDAEVLPQYYDALENVAELLRDLALRVPPNVGEGFRTLIDGARQGRRFAGLSLEQQRDVLDLFTKSARTMLDSWFESEAVLAAFGFDAVVGNYASPDTPGSAYVLLHHVFGEVNGKKGAWGHSVGGMGKITEIMAKVCRDLGVEISLESPVEKVLVDGDKAAGVRLVGGEEIAAARVIANVGPKLLYERLMDASDLPGDFQRRIRGFKAGSGTFRMNVALSELPKFTCLPEPGEHHQSGIILAPTLDYMDRAFLDAKQFGWSKKPIVEMLIPSTVDDSLAPPGQHVASLFCQQFAPELPDGRDWDDEEGAAADAIIDTVEAHAPGFRASIVGQTRLSPKGLERKFGLIGGDIMHGNMTLDQLWAARPVLGNGGYRGPVRNLYMCGAGAHPGGGVTGAPGHNAAEVVLRDRGFFAPKWRV; encoded by the coding sequence ATGACCAAAGCCTATGACGCCCTGATTATCGGCGCCGGCCACAACGGCCTCGTCTGCGCCTTCTATCTCGCCAAGGCGGGGCTCAAGGTGCGTATCGTCGAGGCGCGCGACGTCGTCGGCGGCGCCGCAGTGACCGAGGAGTTCGCGCCGGGCTTCCGCAATTCGGTCGCGAGCTACACGGTCAGCCTGCTCCAGCCCAAGGTGATCGCCGACATGAAGCTCGCCGATCATGGCTATCGCGTCATCGAGCGCCCGATCAGCAATTTCCTGCCGCAGGAGGATGGCGGCTATCTGAAGCTCGGTGGCGGGCTCGAACGCACCCAGGCCGAATTCCGCAAATTCTCGAACCACGACGCCGAGGTTCTGCCCCAATATTATGATGCGCTCGAAAATGTCGCCGAACTGCTCCGCGACCTCGCGCTTCGCGTCCCTCCTAACGTGGGCGAAGGCTTCCGCACGCTGATCGACGGCGCGCGGCAGGGGCGGCGTTTCGCGGGGCTCAGCCTCGAACAGCAGCGCGACGTGCTCGACCTCTTCACCAAGTCGGCGCGCACGATGCTCGACAGCTGGTTCGAGAGCGAGGCGGTCTTGGCCGCCTTTGGCTTCGACGCGGTGGTCGGCAATTATGCCAGCCCCGACACGCCGGGCAGCGCCTATGTCCTCCTCCACCATGTCTTCGGAGAAGTGAATGGCAAGAAGGGCGCCTGGGGTCACAGCGTCGGCGGCATGGGCAAGATCACCGAGATCATGGCCAAGGTCTGCCGCGACCTCGGCGTCGAGATCAGCCTCGAAAGCCCGGTCGAGAAAGTGCTTGTCGACGGCGACAAAGCCGCGGGCGTGCGCCTCGTCGGCGGCGAGGAGATCGCTGCGGCGCGCGTCATCGCCAATGTCGGGCCGAAACTGCTCTACGAACGGCTGATGGACGCGTCCGACCTGCCGGGCGATTTTCAGCGCCGTATCCGCGGTTTCAAGGCGGGCAGCGGCACCTTCCGCATGAATGTCGCGCTGTCGGAACTCCCCAAGTTCACCTGCCTGCCCGAACCCGGCGAACATCACCAGTCGGGGATCATCCTCGCGCCGACACTCGACTATATGGACCGCGCCTTCCTCGACGCGAAACAGTTCGGCTGGTCGAAGAAGCCGATCGTCGAAATGCTGATTCCCTCGACCGTCGACGACAGTCTCGCGCCTCCCGGTCAGCATGTCGCCAGCCTCTTTTGTCAGCAGTTCGCGCCCGAGCTGCCCGATGGTCGCGACTGGGACGATGAGGAAGGCGCTGCCGCCGACGCGATCATCGATACCGTCGAGGCACATGCGCCGGGCTTCCGCGCCAGCATCGTCGGCCAGACGCGCCTGTCGCCGAAAGGCCTCGAACGCAAGTTCGGCCTCATCGGCGGCGATATCATGCACGGCAATATGACGCTCGACCAGCTGTGGGCCGCGCGCCCGGTGCTCGGCAACGGCGGCTATCGCGGCCCGGTCAGGAATCTCTACATGTGCGGCGCGGGCGCCCACCCCGGCGGCGGCGTCACCGGCGCGCCGGGGCATAATGCCGCCGAAGTGGTGCTACGCGACCGGGGTTTCTTCGCGCCGAAGTGGCGCGTCTGA
- a CDS encoding APC family permease: protein MCVALGMGNMIGSGVFLLPRDLAPLGWNAVIGWGVSIAGTLCLAVAFARLAKRLPTGCATYTYAAAAFGPGTGFIVAWSYWISCWTVVATLAVAAISNLSILVPALADGGASTALIAIGFIWFFTLVNLMGVRRAGGAQLLTLGLKLIPVVGAVLVALWLWGNGTAPTPTMVGTQPVSLDNIGTAATLTLFALLGFESACVVGDRVREPERTIPRATIIAAATTGLLYLLSCTAVTLLLPLETLEASNAAYATFFGTLVSPSAGQAVALFAAIAALGALNGFVLLQGEIPRDLAHRRLLPPIFARDNRFAVPWFTQIVSSALASFVVYANYARGLAELFKFMVLVTTSTAIIFYIVGALAALKLERSGAIKASPGFVALTLLGFLYSCWAFYGAGWEASLWSLGLTAAGLPIYLAMRRARPAAA from the coding sequence ATGTGCGTCGCGCTCGGCATGGGAAACATGATCGGGTCGGGCGTCTTCCTGCTGCCGCGCGACCTCGCCCCGCTCGGCTGGAACGCGGTCATCGGCTGGGGCGTGTCGATCGCCGGGACCCTGTGCCTTGCGGTCGCTTTCGCGCGGCTGGCGAAGCGGCTCCCGACGGGCTGCGCGACCTACACCTATGCCGCCGCGGCCTTCGGCCCCGGGACCGGCTTCATCGTGGCCTGGAGTTACTGGATCAGTTGCTGGACCGTCGTCGCGACGCTCGCGGTGGCGGCGATCAGCAATTTGTCGATCCTTGTGCCGGCGCTCGCGGATGGCGGCGCGAGTACCGCGCTGATCGCGATCGGCTTCATCTGGTTCTTCACCCTCGTTAATTTGATGGGCGTGCGCCGTGCCGGCGGGGCGCAATTGCTCACTCTCGGCCTCAAGTTGATCCCTGTCGTCGGCGCGGTGCTGGTGGCGCTGTGGCTATGGGGCAATGGCACCGCCCCGACCCCGACGATGGTCGGCACCCAGCCGGTGAGCCTCGACAATATCGGTACCGCCGCGACGCTGACCCTGTTCGCGCTGCTCGGCTTCGAAAGCGCCTGCGTCGTCGGCGACCGGGTACGCGAGCCCGAACGCACGATCCCGCGCGCGACGATTATCGCAGCCGCGACGACCGGGCTGCTCTATCTCCTGTCCTGCACGGCGGTCACCCTGCTGCTGCCGCTCGAAACGCTCGAGGCGTCGAACGCCGCCTATGCGACCTTTTTCGGCACGCTCGTCAGCCCTTCGGCAGGGCAGGCCGTCGCGCTGTTCGCCGCGATCGCGGCGCTCGGCGCGCTCAACGGCTTCGTCCTCTTGCAGGGCGAAATCCCGCGCGACCTGGCGCATCGCCGCCTGCTGCCGCCGATCTTTGCGCGCGATAACCGCTTTGCCGTGCCCTGGTTCACCCAGATCGTGTCGAGCGCGCTCGCCAGTTTCGTCGTCTATGCAAACTATGCCCGCGGGCTGGCCGAATTGTTCAAATTCATGGTGCTGGTGACGACCTCGACCGCGATCATCTTCTACATCGTCGGGGCGCTCGCTGCGCTGAAGCTCGAGCGCAGCGGCGCAATCAAGGCCTCGCCGGGGTTCGTCGCCCTGACGCTGCTCGGTTTTCTCTACAGCTGCTGGGCCTTTTATGGCGCCGGCTGGGAAGCCAGCCTGTGGAGCCTCGGGCTGACCGCCGCCGGGCTGCCGATATATCTCGCGATGCGTCGCGCCCGGCCCGCTGCCGCCTGA